The following are encoded together in the Candidatus Woesebacteria bacterium genome:
- a CDS encoding glycosyltransferase family 4 protein, with translation MKVAIDIGPLKSQDKVRGVGFYTKYLLESLEKIAGEFSLDITGLDTQTLIKNAHKFDIIHFPFFKLYESKLPQVDAKIVVTIHDVIPLLHPNQYPSGVRGKVKLQDQKRQLRRVYAVVTDTEASKKDIVRFLGIPSEKIFVTHLAPASHFNQLKNDTWQENIVKKYLLPKRFVLYVGDVNYNKNIGTLIQACNKIKTDLIIVGKQALYIENYTSEISQLHGPRDWARFLFGKPHPEVKHYKQILDLLKDNPRVKRLGFVSDEDLVKIYNLATVYCQPSFSEGFGFPVLEAMACGVPVVASKTQALVEIAEKAAIFVDPDSVDGFAQSFSLLYKNEKKRKTCISKGLLHVKKYNWTITAKETIKAYGIN, from the coding sequence ATGAAAGTAGCAATTGACATAGGACCCCTAAAATCACAAGACAAAGTGAGGGGGGTAGGTTTTTATACGAAATATTTACTTGAAAGTTTGGAGAAAATTGCCGGTGAGTTTTCGCTAGATATAACTGGACTTGACACCCAAACGCTTATAAAAAATGCTCATAAGTTTGATATTATTCATTTTCCGTTTTTCAAACTTTACGAAAGTAAATTACCTCAAGTTGATGCTAAAATAGTAGTTACAATTCACGACGTGATACCACTTTTACACCCCAATCAGTATCCTTCGGGTGTGCGAGGTAAAGTAAAACTACAAGATCAAAAAAGGCAACTGCGACGTGTTTACGCAGTTGTGACCGATACTGAGGCATCCAAAAAGGATATTGTCAGGTTTTTGGGTATTCCAAGCGAAAAGATATTTGTCACGCATTTAGCGCCTGCTAGCCACTTTAATCAATTAAAGAATGATACTTGGCAAGAAAATATCGTTAAGAAATATTTGCTTCCCAAAAGATTTGTCTTATATGTCGGTGACGTCAATTACAACAAAAATATTGGAACTTTAATACAAGCATGCAACAAAATTAAAACCGATTTAATTATTGTGGGGAAACAAGCGCTTTATATTGAGAATTATACTTCGGAAATTTCCCAACTACACGGACCAAGAGATTGGGCGAGATTCCTTTTCGGAAAACCACATCCTGAAGTTAAGCATTACAAGCAAATACTGGATTTACTAAAGGATAATCCAAGAGTAAAAAGATTGGGTTTTGTCAGTGACGAGGATTTGGTAAAAATATACAATTTGGCAACAGTATATTGCCAACCGTCGTTTTCGGAAGGTTTTGGTTTTCCTGTTCTTGAAGCCATGGCTTGCGGTGTTCCGGTTGTCGCAAGCAAAACTCAAGCATTGGTGGAAATTGCTGAAAAGGCAGCTATTTTTGTTGATCCTGATAGTGTGGACGGATTTGCGCAATCTTTTAGTTTGTTGTATAAAAACGAGAAAAAACGAAAGACATGTATTTCCAAGGGGTTATTACACGTTAAGAAATATAACTGGACAATTACGGCCAAAGAGACAATCAAAGCTTACGGAATCAATTAA